GCCAGCGCCGCACCGATCGTCCAGAACCGGAACCGCATCGTGTCGCTCCCGGGTTCAGTAGTAGCCGCGCGGACGCAGCGGTTCGACACCGCCGACGTTGCTCATGTAGGTCTTCCACTGGTCGACGAGCGTGCTGATCACCGACGGGTTCTGCGCGGACACGTCGGTCGTCTCGCCGCGATCCGACGCGAGGTCGTACAGCTGCCAGTGACCGTCGGGCGGCCCGAGCGGCGGCTCGGTCCACAAGGCCTTCCAGCGGCCGTCGGCGCTGCGCAGGTATGCACGGCCGTAGGCTTCGTCGCCGAACGGCGCGGTATGCACTTCGCCCGTCGCCGTGCCCGTCAGCACCGGCAGCAACGACTGGCCGGTGACCGGATACACGTAGCGGTTGTTGTAGACGACCTTGCCCTTGTTCTGGTCGACACCCGTCAGTGTGTTGACGAGCGGCGGCGCCGGCTGCGACGGCGGCGTGACGCCCGCGACCGCGAGGAACGTCGCCGTGTTGTCGGTCACGTGCGTGAAGGCGCGCAGCGTCGGCAACTGCTGCGTCTGGCCCGGCAGGCGGACGATCGTCGGCGTCGATACGCCGCCTTCAGCGGAATACCCCTTCGTGAGCCGGAACGGCGACGCGCTCACTTCGGCCCAGCGCAACCCGTACTGCAGGCGCTGCGCGTTCTGCTTGCCGTTGTCGGTGCCGAGCGTCGAATAGATCGGGTCCTGCCCGTTCGCGGTGTCGGTCGCCGTCGGGTCGGCGCCGCCGTCGATCGGCCAGCCTTCCGCGCCGTTGTCCGACTGGAACATGATGAACGTGTTGTCGTATTCGCCGATGTCCTTCAGGTGCTGGATCAGCAGGCCGATGTTGTAGTCGAGGTTCTCGACCATCCCCGCATAGATCTCCATGTAGCGCGCCTGCGCCTTGCGCTCGGCCGGCGTCAGGCTCGACCACAGCTTGTCGACCTTGCCGGGGCCGTAGTCGCTGTAGCCGTCCGCGGCCGAATGCACCGCGCTGATGTATTTCGCGGCGGCCGTGCCGTTGTTCGCGGTCGCGGGCGACGCGGCCGTCGTTTCAGGCAGGCCGTCGAACGGCTTGAAATCGGCGGGGATCAGGCCGAGCGCCTTCTGCCGCGCGATCCGCGCGTTGCGGATCGCGTCGTAGCCGGCGTCGTACACGCCCGCGTACTTGTGCAGCCACGGATCGGGTACCTGCAGCGGCCAGTGCGGCGACGTGAAGGCCGCGTACGCGAAGAACGGCTTGCCGTCGCGCTGGTTCGAGTCGATGTACGAAATCAGCTTCTGCGTATAGAAGTCGGTCGAATAGAACACGGCCGGGCTGCCGCCCGTGCCGCCCGGCTGTCCGGGCTGGCCAGGCTGCACGTAGCGGCCGTCTTCCGTGTAGTTCGACGAGCCGGCCGGCTCGTGCGCGAAGTGGTTCGTCGCCGCGCCGCCGAGCAGCACGTAGCTGCGCTCGAAGCCCCACTGGTCCGGCGTCTGCCCGCTGCCCGTCGCGCTGCCGACGATCCCCGAGCCGATGTGCCACTTGCCCGCGATGTACGTGTGATAGCCGGCATCCTTCAATAGTTGTGCGAACGACAATGCACGATCGTTCAGGTAGCCCTCGTAGCCGGGCAGCCCGCGCCGTTCGTCGGTCGGCACGCCCATCGTGCCTTCGCCGACGAGATGGTGGTCGGTGCCGGACACCAGCATCGCGCGCGTGATCGCGCAGACGGTGCCCGTGTGATGGTTCGACAGGATGCGGCCCGACGCGACGAGCGCGTCGAGGTTCGGCGTGTTGATCTCGCCGCCGAATGCATGGATGTCGGAATAGCCGAGATCGTCGGCCATGATGTACAGGATGTTCGGGCGCTTCTGAGCCAGCGGCGGCGTGGTGCTGGTGGGTGACGGCGGCGGATCGCTGTCGACGCCGCCGCACGATGCGAGCGACAGCGCGCCGGCAATCGCGGCGCAGACGACACGGAAACGAAAAGCATGTAACGGCGACGCGGACTTTTTCATTGTTCTGAACGCTCGATCTACGGGATCGGCGATCTTAGCGTCGCGCACGCGGCACCCAAAGTCCGATTCGTCACATGCTAACGGGGTGACGGAATATGCGCGCCAGCAGAATGCCCGCCATCAGCGCACACGCATGTGCGCGCCCGCAAAGCACGCAGAAACCGGCGCTGCCGGGCGCCGCGTCTACGGCGCCCGATGCGTCGACGCCGGCTTCAGCTGCGCCCGCCGAGACTGCCGCCACCGTCCACGGCCAGCACCTGCCCCGTGACGAAGCCCGCCTCGTCCGACAGGAAGAATGCAATCGCCACGGCCACGTCGTCGGACGTGCCGAGCCGGCGCGCGGGGATCGTCGCGAGCACCTTGCGCTCGGCTTCGCTGCCGACGGGCCGCGTCTGCCGGAACAGCTCCGTCTCGATCGGCCCCGGCGCAACCGCGTTGACGGTCACGCCATGTTCGGCGAGTTCGAGCGCCCACGTGCGCGTGCAGCCGACGAGCGCACTCTTCGCGGCGGAATACGCGGTGCGATCGAGGCTGCCGAAAATCGCGCGGCTGCAGATGTTGACGATGCGTCCGTGGCCGCGTGCCTTCATCGCATCCGCGAAGTGCTGCGTGACCTGGATCGCGGCCCGCACGTTGAGATCGAACACGGTCTGCAGCGACTGGAAATCAATCTGTCCCAGCGGTTGCGGCAACACGATGCCCGCGTTGTTCACGATGCCGTCGACATCGTGCTGCTCGCTGATGCGTGCCAGGGTGGCCGCCGTCTGCTCGATGTCGGCGAGATCGCACGCGAGCAATTCGCCGGGGAAGTCGATGCCCTGCGCGTGACGCGCAAGGCCGATGACGTGATGACCGTGCCGGGCGAGCAACGTGCTGACCGCGAGGCCGATGCCGCGCGATGCGCCGGTGACGAGATAGGTGCGAGATGACATGCGTGCTCCCGAAGTCCGTTCATGTGAATAGCGTGGAGAGATGTTTCCGGGGCGGAAGCCCGGAACCTGCACTTTCGTCGGACGATTCTACGTGCGTAACGGGACGTTACGTCGTGTCGTTACGGGCGAACCCGTAGCAACACGTTACGTTTTCTTCGATCAGCATCGCCAGGA
This window of the Burkholderia lata genome carries:
- a CDS encoding arylsulfatase; translated protein: MKKSASPLHAFRFRVVCAAIAGALSLASCGGVDSDPPPSPTSTTPPLAQKRPNILYIMADDLGYSDIHAFGGEINTPNLDALVASGRILSNHHTGTVCAITRAMLVSGTDHHLVGEGTMGVPTDERRGLPGYEGYLNDRALSFAQLLKDAGYHTYIAGKWHIGSGIVGSATGSGQTPDQWGFERSYVLLGGAATNHFAHEPAGSSNYTEDGRYVQPGQPGQPGGTGGSPAVFYSTDFYTQKLISYIDSNQRDGKPFFAYAAFTSPHWPLQVPDPWLHKYAGVYDAGYDAIRNARIARQKALGLIPADFKPFDGLPETTAASPATANNGTAAAKYISAVHSAADGYSDYGPGKVDKLWSSLTPAERKAQARYMEIYAGMVENLDYNIGLLIQHLKDIGEYDNTFIMFQSDNGAEGWPIDGGADPTATDTANGQDPIYSTLGTDNGKQNAQRLQYGLRWAEVSASPFRLTKGYSAEGGVSTPTIVRLPGQTQQLPTLRAFTHVTDNTATFLAVAGVTPPSQPAPPLVNTLTGVDQNKGKVVYNNRYVYPVTGQSLLPVLTGTATGEVHTAPFGDEAYGRAYLRSADGRWKALWTEPPLGPPDGHWQLYDLASDRGETTDVSAQNPSVISTLVDQWKTYMSNVGGVEPLRPRGYY
- a CDS encoding SDR family oxidoreductase — protein: MSSRTYLVTGASRGIGLAVSTLLARHGHHVIGLARHAQGIDFPGELLACDLADIEQTAATLARISEQHDVDGIVNNAGIVLPQPLGQIDFQSLQTVFDLNVRAAIQVTQHFADAMKARGHGRIVNICSRAIFGSLDRTAYSAAKSALVGCTRTWALELAEHGVTVNAVAPGPIETELFRQTRPVGSEAERKVLATIPARRLGTSDDVAVAIAFFLSDEAGFVTGQVLAVDGGGSLGGRS